A stretch of DNA from Dokdonia sp. PRO95:
TTTCAATGCGCTCTGCAAGTTTGATATTCTTCAGCGCAGTGTTGTAGTTATCTATCGCAAGCTCGTGATCACTTTTTGCAGATGCATAAGCAAGTTTTATCTGTTGCTCTGTCTCCTCTCTTTGTGTTGCTGCTTGATCTAGCGCAATCTCTGCCTGCGCTGTTCTTGCATTACGCATACCAGAACTAAAAATAGGAATGTTAAGCTGGAACCCAGTAATAGACTGTGCAAACCACTTCTCATCACTATCAAAAAAGTTAAACTCGTTACGCCCTGCAAAGGTTCCTACGTTTATAAACGCTCCTAGTGTAGGTAAGGCCTTGCTCTTTTCTAGCTTAAGCTCTAGTGCTCTTTGCTCATTAAGATTATTTACAATCTTATAGTCTACATTTTGCTCAATGTTTACCGTATCATTAAGTAATCCTAGTGCTGGTACAGCAAGTGACTCTAGGCTATCTTTAAGAATCGTCTCCTCATCTACCCCTACACCTATTGCGAGGTTAAACATTTGCTTTGCAATCACCACCATACGCTTTGCATTTGCTCGCTGATTTTGAAGCGACAAATAAGTGATTTGTAACTGCTCTACATCTTCCTCTTCTGCAAAACCATTTTCAAAAATGAGTTTTGTTTCCTTAAGATTATCTTCAAGGTTTGCAATGTTTCGATCTAAAATTGCTACACTTTCTTGAGCAAGTAGCACACCGCCGTAAGCGTTTATGACTCCTTTGCGTACTTCAAGTTGTGTTTTTTCATTTGCATTTTTAGAATAGTCTAGAAAGGTCTTTGCAGCTTGTAGCCCTACAAGGTATGAACCATCAAAAATGAGCTGACTCAATGTAGCGGTGGCAGTAGCATTTTGCTGTGTTCCAAAAACTACAGGTATAAAAGTACCAGGCTCTCCTCCAGTAAACTCGGCTGGTATAAGCTGTGTAGGCTGCTTGATTTGATAATTATAATCTAGACTAGCACTTACTTGTGGCAACCCAGTCGCTGTGGTCTCCCACTTTTGCTTTATTGCCTTTGCGATATCACGACGGCTATTTATTGCTGTGTAGTTGCTATCTAGAGCAAAAGTCACAGCCTCTTCTACAGTAAAGCTTCTAGTCTGTGCGGTCACACCTACACTAGCAAGAAGCATTACAGCTATATATAATCTCTGTATCATTAGTTATGGTTAGATTTAATAAGTTTATTTAAAATTTTTCTACCCTTAGGGGTTACAATACCGCGTATGTGATACTCTAGATACATATCGTGTAAGTCTCCTACAGGAAAAGCAGATCTAGGGAAAATCGTCTCATCTTTAATACCCGTCATACCGGTGAAGTAAATGTTTACCACAAACGGCACACTTATTTCACTAATAAAAAGTCCTTGCTCTATACCTCTAAGCACATTTCTAGTCACACAGCTCTGCATATAGTCGTACTGACTCTTTCTAAGGGTCTGGTGTATCTTAGGGTAATATTTTTGAAGTTGATACATAGAAGAAGTACGCTCTCCGTTTATATGCTCAAGTACATATTTCTTTATGTCGTATAACTCTTCAATAGGATTTAATTCTTCATCAAGTATCCCATCTATACCCCCACAGACAGAATTAAACATATCAAGTGCGCAGGCAGAGACAATAGCCTCCTTATTAGCATAATAACTGTACACCGTCTTTTTAGACATTCCCATCTCACGGGCAATATCATCCATAGTAATGCTCTTAAATCCTTGATTTAAAAATAGTTCGGTGGCGGTTTTTAATAATTGTTCTTTCATAGTCAAGGCGCGAAGATACGCAGGAAACTTTTTAAGTTTTTAAAGTTTCCGTTAACTTTAGTTAAAATTTAACAACTGTAAGTTTTTACTGTGCGCTTTCGCGAAAGCGTAATAGGGCATAATCTCCTTTTATCACTTATTTTTACAAAAAATTGCCATTTATGCACAGCATACCAGAATACACATCTATATTTTTAGAATATCTCAACAAGCACGCGCTAGAGAAGGAACCTAAAAATCTTTATGAGCCTATTAATTACATCTTACAACTAGGTGGTAAAAGATTGCGTCCAGTACTTACACTTATGGCGTGTGAGCTTTTTGAAAAAGACTATAAAGATGCACTAGATGCAGCGCTGGCAGTAGAGATTTTTCATAACTTCTCTCTAGTGCACGATGATATTATGGATGATGCACCCTTGAGACGCGGGGAAGAAACGGTGCACGAGAAGTGGGATATTAATACAGGTATTCTTTCTGGTGATGCAATGCTTATACGTGCATACCAGCTTTTTGAAAATTATGAGGGAGCCACCTTTAAGGAGCTGGCAAAACTGTTTTCAAAAACAGCAATAGAGGTTTGTGAGGGACAACAGTATGATGTAGATTTTGAGACGCGTGACGATGTGACCATCCCAGAATATATGAAGATGATTGAGTATAAAACCGCTGTTCTCGTAGGTGCTGCACTTAAAATGGGAGCTATTGTAGCTGGCGCATCAAAGAGTTGTCAAGAAGGTATTTATAACTACGGCCGTGATCTTGGACTGGCTTTTCAACTACAAGATGATTATTTAGATGCCTTTGGCGATCCAGAGAGTTTTGGAAAGCAAGTAGGTGGTGATATTATAGAAAACAAAAAAACATTTTTATACCTCACTGCACTTGCAAATTCTAACAAGGATGATGCACAACAGCTAGAGCACTTTTTCTCTATCTCACCGGCAGATCCTACAGATAAAATAGAGACGGTAAAGCAACAATTTCTCGACTCAGGAGCCGCAAAAGCAACCGAAGAAGAAATAGCTAAGTATACTCAAAAGGCGTTTACCGCACTTGATAATGTAGACATATCAGAAGATAAAAAGGAAACGCTTAGGCTTTTTGGGCAAGGGCTTATGAAGCGCACATACTAGCGAGCACACACCTTTTACAAGCAGTCCCCACGTAAACTTTTAACTAAGAGTTTATTATGGCACTCCGTTTGCTTAAATTTACGAGAACTAATCAATGTTACTCGTGAAGTACTTTCTATTTATTTTATTAGCCGCAGTAAGCCTCTCTAGCTGTGCTCAAACTACCTGGCATAGTGAGCAACTTGCTATAGATGACTCGTTACAGATTGCCGTCATACAAATACCAGAAAATAGAAAGCTATCACAAACAGAGGTTTTCTCACTGGGTAATAATTCATACACGCTTACCCTACATAGCACAGACTCTATTTACAGCACAACTCATACCCTCAAGCTTAATAACAACACCTATAAAGCTTACATAACATCCCTACCGCTTATTACTATAAACGCCTCGCAAGAAATTGTAAATGAGCCTAAACGTATGAGTCGCATTGGGTATGCAGATGAGGAAATCACATTTACAAGTTATGCCGGTATTGAGCTACGAGGTAGTAGTTCGCTTGTTTTTAAGAAGAAAACCTATGACCTCAACTTTTACAAAGACAGTCTAGGTTTTGAAAACCAAGACTACAAGCTAGCCGGAATGCGCTCTGATGATGACTGGATTCTGGATGGACTTTATAACGAGCCCTTACGTATGCGCTCTTTTATCTCACTTAATCTCTGGAATGATATCTACACACCACATTATCTAGATGAAGAACCTAAGGCAAAGGCTGGTGCAACGGCCGCTTATAGTGAGGTGTTTTTAAATGGTCGCTACAAAGGTCTTTTCTTACTTCAGGAGCAGGTAGATCGCAAGCTAGTTAAAATAAAGAAAAACAAGGGTGATACCGTGCGCGGTGAGATCTTTCAAGGGGCACGCTACCTAGGTGCCAGTTCCTTTGACTCTATACCTCCTGCAAAGAATTTTTTAGCCAGTTGGGGTGGTTATGACATAAAGTACCCATCGCCTACTAACGCGCCTTGGGACAATGTATATCCTTTTACAAACTTTGTGGTTAATAGTGATGATGACGCTTTCGCGAAAGCGATATCAAAACAATTTGTACTTGATAATGCTATAGACTACTTCTTATATATAAATGCCCTACGAGCACCAGATAATCTAGGAAAAAACCTCTACCTAATACGTTATGATGCAGGAGCGCCCTATTTTTATGCTCCTTGGGATCTGGACGGAACACTAGGCACCATCTACAGCGGAAAGCGTATTAATACCACAAACGACTTTTTAAGCAACGGACTATTAAGAAGGCTTATCGCCACAGATGCAGATGATTTTATTGCACGTTTTCAAGCGCGATGGCTCACCTTACGACAAGGAGTTTTAAGCGAAGAGCAGTTGCTCAAAAAACAAATGCATACCTATAAGCTACTAAAAGAGCAGCAAGTATACGAGAGAGAAGCGCTCGTATGGGACACGTTTATTTTTGAAGAAGAAGGCATTACGTATATGCAAGAATGGACAAAAAAGCGACTTGCCTTTTTGGACAAATACATTAGTGATTTAAAATAACAAGCGATTGTAAAACTAAGCAGTAAAAGAGTTAATCACCTTCAAAAAGTCTTCACGGTTTTTAACAAAATCAAGATCTGAGATGTCTATAATCTTTACATTAAGATTATGCTGTCCCTTTATAAAATCTAGATACCCTTGATTGATTTTTTCTAGGTACTCTGGAGCAATACTTTTCTCATAACTACGGCCACGCTTCTTTATATTTTTAAGCAAACGCTCCGTGTTTTGATATAAATACACATACAAGTCTGGTTGTGGCATATCTTTATACATCATCTCGTGGAGACGCTTGTACAGCACATACTCTTCTTCTTGTAATGTAACTTGTGCAAAGATGAGCGATTTATACCTGTCATAATCTGCACACATAAAGTCTTTAAACAAATCAAACTGACCAATATCATCAAGCAATTGCTGATAGCGATCTGCTAGAAAAGACATTTCTAGAGGGAAGGCAAACCTATCTGGGTCTTTGTAAAATTTAGGTAAAAATGCATTGTCTTTAAATCGCTCTAAAATGAGCTTTGCATTAAACTCCTCAGAGATCATTGTAGCGAGACTTGTTTTACCAGCGCCTATATTACCTTCTATCGCTATATAATTGTAACCACCTAGATCTATACTGTCTTGTGGCTTCTTGAGCCACTTTGCTTGCTTTGTTAATGTGCTATCATCTTCACAGTTTTCTAGCAGCTCTGTAAAAGACTTATTAAAAACAGGAGCTACATCTTCTGCACTTATATCTACGAGCGGCTGCAATACAAAACGACGCTTGAGCATATGCTCGTGCGGTATGGTTAACCGCTCTGTTTGCTTAACAACATCGTCATATAGTAATATGTCTATATCGATATATCGTGATTGATATCCTTCTCCTTCTGTTTTATCTCTACCTAATAACTTTTCTATAGCTTGCGTTGCATCTAAGAGCTTACTTGCAGATAGTGATGTTTCCATCTTTACAGCACAGTTATGAAAATCTGCTCCCTCAAAACCCCAAGCTGGGCTTTGATACACTGGTGAGATTTTGCGCACACGACCTACACGCTCAAAAAGCAATTGAATTGCATTATTGAGTGCCTCGTACGTATTACCTTGATTACTGCCTAATGATAAGTATATAGTATGCAATGAGATAGCTGTTCTAAGTTGGGCTTAAGATTTCACAACAAATTAAGGAAATCAAAATCACAATGCCCTAATTTTGAAATTGAAGTTATTAAGAAAATGAATCAAATCTCTAGTCACTTAAATTCAAAGGACTTACAACTAGCCTATCGCATCTATTTTACACTAGGTGCTCTTTTTATATGTGCCCTGGTGGTATCTAACCTTATATTTCAAAAATTCTTTAGCTGGGACTTTTTTGGCATTTATACTTTTGAGATTTCTGTAGGGATACTTCCTTACCCTATCACCTTTCTTATTACCGATATTGTAAGTGAGATTTACGGAAGAAAAAAAGCAAACCAGATGGTCACTGCTGGCATTTTTGCTTCTCTATTTTCGTTACTCATCGTTTATGTGGCAAAAGTAGTTCCTGCTACTAGCTGGTCGCCTGTAAGTGATAGTCTCTTTACCACCGTATTTGGCGCTACGGCGCTGGCGGTTTTTGCAAGTATGATGGCATACTTACTTGCGCAATATGTTGATATACACATTTATCATTTTTGGAAACGAGTAACCAAGGGCAAACACCTCTGGCTCAGAAATAACTTCTCCACCTTTTTATCACAATTTATAGATACGGCAAGTGTGCTTTTGCTCTTGTGCGCTTTTGGACTAATAGAATGGAATTTATTCGGCGGACTATTATTAGGTGGATTCTTATTTAAAATTCTCGTAGCGGCATTCGACACACCGTTCCTTTATCTAGGTGTATGGTTATTTAAGAAACGTTTTAACCTTGAAGAAGGAGAAGAAATTAAGCTCCCTATATAAACAAGTATATTCACACTAAGGCAGATAGTAAAAGACAACATTAGAAAACAACAAATGAAAAAGATATTTAAAATTATAGGCATAGTAGTTCTTGTACTTGTTATCGTGCTGGCTGCTTCTCCATTTTTGTTTAGAGGAAAACTAGAAGACCTCCTCAAGGAAACCATAAACAATAACCTCAACGCTCAAGTAGAATGGTCTTCTCTGGATTTAAGCCTCTTTAGGAGCTTTCCTGATGCTACGGTTATTGTAAATGAATTTACGGTAATAAACAACGCACCATTTGCTGGTGACACACTTGCTAGTGGTAAAGAAATACGCATTGAGATGGGCGTTACCCAACTCTTTAAGAATACTGCAGATGAGCCTATTGCTATAGAGGCACTATCACTTCTAGAAGCAAACGTACACGTGCAAGTAGACTCCTTAGGTAATGCAAATTATGATATTGTAAAAGAGACACCGACTACAGAGACTACTACTGAGGAGAGCTCAGAACCTTTTGTTTTTAACTTACAAGAGTACAGCCTCGTAGACTCAAAAATAATTTATGACGATCGCTCTACACAAACCCACTTAGAACTTACAGAGGTAAACCATACTGGTTCTGGAGATTTTTCGGCTATTGAGAGTGAACTTGATACAAAGACCCACGCTGTAGTATCTTTTGATTATGGCGGCACACATTACTTAGACGGGCACGACCTAGACCTCGAGGCTGTAATCCAAATGGAGCTAGAAAAACAGAAATATACTTTTAAGGAAAACCTAGCCAAAATAAACGAACTCCCACTAGAGTTTAATGGTTTCATAGAGCTTCTAGAAGATGGTAATCTTATGGACTTATCGTTCAAAACGCCTTCATCAGATTTCAAGAACTTTCTAGCTCTAATCCCTAAAGAATATAGAGCAAATCTCGATGGGGTGGAAACGAGTGGCGATTTTCGCGTAAGCGGAATTATAAAAGGGAAAACAACGGAGACTAACATCCCAAATCTTGATATTGAGATTGTGTCTAACAATGCTTCTTTTAAGTATCCTGATCTCCCTAAAAGAATGAACAACATCAATATAGATGTAAAGATTAAAAATGATACTGGCATTACAGAACTTACTTATATCGAGATAAACGACTTACGTTTTAAGATTGACCAGGACACCTTTACGGCAAAGGGAACACTTAAAAACTTGATGGGTAATATGCTTGTTAATCTTGACCTAGATGGTGCGCTAGACTTAGGTAACATTGACAAGGTGTATCCTCTTAACCTAGACCAGCCGCTTCAAGGTAGACTGGTTGCAGATGTGGTGACGAGTTTTGATATGAACGCTGTCGAGAAGCAACAGTATCAAAATATAAAAAGCTCTGGTAATGCTACACTTAGTGACTTCACTTATAGCACTCCAGAACTGCCTAATCCCATTGCTATACAAAATGCAGATGTGAGTTTTAAAACCGGTAATATTGCACTTAACTCATTTGCCGCAACAAGTGGAACTTCAGACATAAATGCAACGGGATCTATAGAAAACCTCATCCCTTTTGTAATGTCTAAGGAAGATTTAAAAGGGCGTTTTGACGTGACCTCAAAGGTGTTTAATCTAGATGATTTTGCAACCAGCACAGCAACTACAACAGGCACTTCACCAGCCAGTACAGGCGAGAGTGATACCGCTGTACAAATTCCAGATTTTCTAGATGCCTCTGTAAACTTTAATGCCGCAAAGGTAATTTATGATGGGCTAGAACTTAGTAATACAAAGGGTAGCGTGACCATTGCAAATGAGCAGGCATCATTAAGCAATCTTAACTCTGGCATCTTTGGCGGTGCGGCAGGACTCTCTGGATCTGTCACCACACGTGATGGTGCTCCTACTTTTAATATGACTGTAGACTTGAGCAGTATAGACATAGACCGCTCATTTAAGGAACTAGAGATGCTGCAAGGACTTGCTCCTATTGCAAAGGCACTACAAGGCGCGCTCAATACCAAAATACAATTGCAGGGACAGCTGGATGACAACTTCAGCCCTATACTTAGCACCATTTCTGGAGATGCCTTTGCAGAGATTTTGACCGCAGATGTAGATGCAGATAAAATGCCGCTTCTTAATCTCCTATCGCAAAAACTTGATTTTATAAATCTTGACGACCTGAAACTAGACAAGCTCAAAACAAGCCTTACATTTAATGATGGTCAGGTGGCTGTAAAGCCTTTTGATTTTAACATAAAAGGAATTAATGTACAAGTAAGCGGTGGACATAGCTTTACAAATGAGATGAACTACACCCTCAACCTTGATCTCCCTGCAAAATATCTAGGCGGAGACGTGAGCGGATTACTCTCAAAACTTACAGATGCCGAAAAAGAGAACATCCATATAGACGTTCCTGTTTCCCTTTCGGGAAATTTTACTGCGCCTAAGGTAGACCTTAACTTAAAAGCAGCTACAACAGCGCTTACTAACCAGATTATAGAGATCCAAAAGCAACGCGCAAAAGACAAAGTGGAAGATAAACTTACTGATGTATTAGGAGGTCTTTTAGGTGGAAACAAAACAACACCAAACACTACTGCGACAGATAGCACAACGACTGACACACAGACTCCTCAAAACACCACCACAACCCCAAAAGCCGAAGATGCCATTAAAGATGTTGCCACGGGAATATTAGGTGGTCTCTTTGGGAAAAAGAAAACAACAAAAGAAACAGTGAAGGATACGGTTAATTAATGAAGTAGTAACTCAAGTTATGATGTGGTGTATATATATTCCGCTTTCGCGAAAGCGGGATACTACCCCTCATCATCTACCTTAATCTCGTTGAGCTCTTCGTTTTTATACTTGGCATAGTCGAAACCACTCTTCCACCAGATTTTCATTTTTTCTTTATTAAAAATGAGCGAATTTGTAGTGAGCACTGTAGGTGTATAATAGAAGTTAATTATCGCCTCTTTTTGATTGGCTGCATATTTACCTATGGTGATATTTTGCTTTTCGATTCGGTCCATCATAAAGCCGTGTAGATTGCTCAACAGGGAGAACACGTTAGTAGAAGGGAGATTGTTATAATAAGTAACTTCTGTTTCTAATATGATTACATCTATCTCTGTTGCGCCACGCTCTACAGCTTCTTTAATAGGCACAAGCGCGCCAAAACCTCCATCTGCATACTCGCATCCATTTTTTGACGCAAGACTCATAAAAGGGATATAATTGCACGACATCCATACCCAGTCACAAAAATCTTCGTAGGTCTCTTCCTTACTGGATTTATATTCCGTTTTATGAAGTGAGAGATTAGAAACTGTGACTAGTACTTCTTTACCACTAGCCTGTAGCTGTTCATAATTTTCACGCGTAAAGGTTTTTTCTATAAGCTTGCGTAGCTTCTTACTTTCCCCAAAGGTTTTAGAGCCTTTTAAAAAATTGCGCAGTACGCTCCAGTGATCAATAGCAATAGTTTGCTCACCCCATTTGTCTTTTTTAATTACAAAAGGACAAACATTAAAAATAGCATTTTGATTTACAGAGGTGTATACCTCTTTTATCTTTTCGATATTTTGAAGAGCAAGATGAGGCACTAATAGACTTCCTGTAGAGGTGCCTACAAGCATATCATAGTCCTTTCCCATTTCTTGCATAAGGTACTGAGCAACACCGCCGCCAAAAGCGCCTTTACTTCCTCCTCCTGAAATGACTAATGCTCGCATTGTGGGTTCTCTTTGAGCTTAGAAAAATAAGGTTTTTAATTAAGAAATGAGGGTTTTGTTGAGGTACGCTTTCGCGAAAGCGTTAAAAGAAAAACATCCCACCGTCATTTGTTTCTCCCTTTTTACCTAGCGTATTGAACTTCCAGCTAAGGCTAAGCATAAAGTATTGCTCCAAAACTGTGCTCTGTACATCTTGTATAAAGTTTGCATTTGCCGTACGCCTTGCATTTGTGTTTTGATCTAGCACATCATATACTTTTAAGGTTGCTGTGGCGCGATCTTTTGCAAATGAATAAGCAAGTGTCGAGTTCCAAAAAACTGCACTTCGCTGGAAATCTGATGCAATATTAGGGTTGTAATTATAATTAATATCGTTGCGCCACTCCCAGTTTTTGGGAACAAACAAAGCCGTTCCCAATGAAATATTATGAGAAACAAAGTCCTGATCTTCAAAAGCATCTAGACCAAACTGAGTATTTGAAATAGAGATATTATAACTAGGTCTTACTTCAAACAGGTTTTTCCAAGTGTATGTAAAATTTACACGCGGTGTTAGAGATCTCGTTTTACTAGCGTATTGCACTTCATTATTAAAGTTTACATTACGCCCAAAGTTTGTGTAAATGCCTCCGCCATATTTTATACTATGTAAGGAGTCTATTTTTACTTTTTTATTATAACCTCCTCCTGCTCCTATGCTATAATTGCCATTTACATTTACATAGGTAGTACGACTTACTAGGTTGTCATCTATGGTAGTTTTACGTACAATAGCATCGTTTGTAAACCTTCCATTTCCATTAATATACCATCCGCCTCCTTTTTGAAAGTCATAATTATTGAATCCTCCATAAAAGTTATAATCATTAGATGGTGCTAGGTTAGGATTACCCTCTACAATATTAAGTGGGTCTGAAACATCTACAAATGGATTAAGTTGTGTTACTTCTGGAGGTCTGTTACTCTTACCTAGACTTGCATACATAGACGCTTTTGGGCTAAACCTATAGTTAATATACGTGTCAAGTTCTAATGCTTCAAAATTTTGCTTGATATCTAATTCTGGGCGCAAGTTGTCATTATTTTCTAGGGTGCGAAATACGTATCCTGCACTTACGTTAATATTGAGTTTCTCTCCATCTAAATTAAGCCCCAGTTTAGGCGTTGTGCGTGAATTTCGACCTTCAAAATCTGTACTTAGTTCTTGATTGAGGATACTATACTGCTGCGTTACTTCATCAAAGTCAAAGGTATTTCTCTTGCGTTTTCTACTATCGCTACGGTGACCAAAATCTACATCAAGAAATAACTTTTTGGCTACTAGAGGAACTCTATACGTAAGATTAAGGTTGTAACCATCAAGTTTAGTTTCTCCATCTGTAAACTGATTACGATTAATTTCTGATGGGTTATCGCCAAATATCTCTGTGTTTGAAACTATAAAATCTTCGCTCTCCTGTCTATTGATTTCGTTTTGAACACGAGCTCTTACATAGGCTCCTTTATCACCCCATTTCTTAGTAACACTGA
This window harbors:
- a CDS encoding outer membrane beta-barrel protein: MRINQLVLLATGLFFSIALQAQNFSITGTLKDKDSKQTLEAATVFLETVKDSTLITYTITNQEGLFQLEGRAQETNARVNISFLGYENFTKNVDLSAGDITLGDIEVAPSTNTLGEVVVKSRAPVTVKKDTLEFNVSSFKTKKDANIEDLLKELPGVEVDESGKILVNGKEVNKILVNGKPFFGDDPTIATRNLTKEIVEKIQVVDTKTDDEAFAGEDGDQESKTINLTISEEKNKGVFGRVAAGGGTDNRFEYAGIVNAFDNERRISVLAGGNNINSAGFSFGEIRKMFGGGRSVYFNGNGSFGIDGRSFGGGQGIVNSRSVGANYTDEYAKGFDANMDYFYSAANSFDETRVERENILPDRRFFTNSDSRNDSNSDNHSINTTINIKKDSTLLINIKPKFSFANSETSFNRTEESLNEEGERINESATNNFVTDQGKNFENTFSVTKKWGDKGAYVRARVQNEINRQESEDFIVSNTEIFGDNPSEINRNQFTDGETKLDGYNLNLTYRVPLVAKKLFLDVDFGHRSDSRKRKRNTFDFDEVTQQYSILNQELSTDFEGRNSRTTPKLGLNLDGEKLNINVSAGYVFRTLENNDNLRPELDIKQNFEALELDTYINYRFSPKASMYASLGKSNRPPEVTQLNPFVDVSDPLNIVEGNPNLAPSNDYNFYGGFNNYDFQKGGGWYINGNGRFTNDAIVRKTTIDDNLVSRTTYVNVNGNYSIGAGGGYNKKVKIDSLHSIKYGGGIYTNFGRNVNFNNEVQYASKTRSLTPRVNFTYTWKNLFEVRPSYNISISNTQFGLDAFEDQDFVSHNISLGTALFVPKNWEWRNDINYNYNPNIASDFQRSAVFWNSTLAYSFAKDRATATLKVYDVLDQNTNARRTANANFIQDVQSTVLEQYFMLSLSWKFNTLGKKGETNDGGMFFF